AGACTGGCGTGCCCAACCGCTTCCCGGGCCGCGTCCAGCTGGCCGCGCAGAAAGTCGATCTCCTCACTGCGAATCGCCGGGTTTACCCTCTGCAATGCCTCCAGCCTGCGCACCTCCGGAACAAAGCCCGCCTCAACCTGCGCCAGCGCTTGCGCCTGCAGCTGCGCCAGATGCGGCTCTGCCAGTCGCTCAACGTGGTCCACCATGGTTTCCACCTCGGCCCGGATTTTCGGAACGATAGCCTGTGCCGTGCGCCGGCGAATGTTGGAACACAGCTCATTCAGGCGATCATGAGGTAACGCGTTGGACAGGTCCCGGCCATTCACATCCACCACCAGTCGCAGCGGTGAAACCGGCAGATAGCGGGTCAACTGCAGGGACTCCGGCGCCGGGCAGTGTACGGCAAACAAGGCTTCCAGCAGCAGGGTGCCGGGCGGCAGTGCCTTCACGGACAGATTGGCCAGCGCGGCCTTGCCCAGGCCCGAGCTGGTGACAGAATCCATCACGCCGGTCACCATCGGGTGCTCCCAGCTCATGAACGCCATGTCTTCCCGCTGCAGGGCCTGTTCACGCTCCCAGGTGACGGTCAGGCCGTCCTCCGGCAGCTCGGCAACATGGCCAGCCTGGTATTGTTCGCCAGGCTTGAGCACATCGGCATGCTCACTGTGGTCTTCAATATCCACACCCAGAATATCAAACGCCTGCACCATGTAATCACGGACCTGGGCCGAGCTTTCCTCCTGTTCGATACTGGCAATCAAGGCTTCGGCTTCATCCCGGCGGCAGGAGTTGAGCTCAATCAGGGCATCCCGGCCATTGTGCAGCAGGGTTTTCAGCCGCGCAGTTTCCTCGGCGCTGCTCGCCAGCATGGGTTCCAGAGCGGCGTCATCGCCCTCCAGCGCTTTCTGCCACTCGTCACCCACCTGATCGTGAACTGCCACACCTACGGCACAGCTCTCGGCAAAGGCATTCAACCCTTCCTGGAACCAGCGGTACTGCACTTCCTGACTGGTGCCCTGCAAGTAGGGTATGTGAATCCGGATGGCTTCGTTCTGACCGATACGGTCCAGCCGGCCAATTCGCTGTTCCAGCAGGTCCGCGTTGGCGGGCAAATCAAACAAAACCAGGTGATGGGCAAACTGGAAGTTGCGGCCTTCACTGCCGATTTCCGAGCAGATCAGCGCCTGGGCGCCCTGCTCGCTGTCGGCAAAATAGGCGGCGGCACGATCCCGCTCCAGCAGGCTCAGGTGCTCGTGGAAGGCGGCACTGCGAATGCCGGCCCGCAGCTGCAAGTAATGCTCCAGCGCCATGGCGGTATCAGCCCGGGCGCAGATCACCACCACTTTGGCTGGTCGCAGGCTGGCCAGTTTTTTCTCCAGCCAGGCCACTCTCGGATCGTCCGCCAGCCATTGTTCTTCCGGCACTGTCTGTTCAGGCGCCAGGCCAACATCGCCGTAGCGGCAGTCATCGTAAAGGGCAGGACACGGCAGAGGTTCCGGCAGCGGCTGGCGCTCCGGGAAGCCCTGAATCGCTGCCCGGGTGTTGCGGAACAGCACCCGGCCAGTGCCGTGCCGGTCCAGCAGCGCATCGATCACCGCCTGATGCGCATCATCCCGGGCCAGAAGCTCCTCCAGTTCATCACCCAGCCAGCCGGCAAGGGCCGTTTCGTCTTCAGGGCTGATGTGGTCCGGGGTTTC
The window above is part of the Marinobacter sp. THAF197a genome. Proteins encoded here:
- the rapA gene encoding RNA polymerase-associated protein RapA is translated as METSEFVIGQRWVSHSDTALGLGIVTDISGRRVTLGFPAADEERTYAIDNAPLSRIVYQLGEEIETFDGERYIVRAVEDLHGVLMYHADDGENIQQISEVKLAGSVNFSAPHQRLFAGQFDRNGAFRLRVSTLQHLDRLRASPAQGLIGARTQHLPHQLYIAHEVARRHAPRVLLADEVGLGKTIEAGLILHYQLHTGRARRALIVVPDSLIHQWLVEMLRRFNLRFSIVDQSRYDDIKAQEDDVDALVNHIFGDDDSVNPFEADQLVLCSLDFLVESEQARNHALAAGWDLMVVDEAHHLAWSPEQASPEYQVVESLSEASKGLLLLTATPEQVGVASHFARLRLLDPARFHSLDAFREEEQQYETINKVVRRLLETPDHISPEDETALAGWLGDELEELLARDDAHQAVIDALLDRHGTGRVLFRNTRAAIQGFPERQPLPEPLPCPALYDDCRYGDVGLAPEQTVPEEQWLADDPRVAWLEKKLASLRPAKVVVICARADTAMALEHYLQLRAGIRSAAFHEHLSLLERDRAAAYFADSEQGAQALICSEIGSEGRNFQFAHHLVLFDLPANADLLEQRIGRLDRIGQNEAIRIHIPYLQGTSQEVQYRWFQEGLNAFAESCAVGVAVHDQVGDEWQKALEGDDAALEPMLASSAEETARLKTLLHNGRDALIELNSCRRDEAEALIASIEQEESSAQVRDYMVQAFDILGVDIEDHSEHADVLKPGEQYQAGHVAELPEDGLTVTWEREQALQREDMAFMSWEHPMVTGVMDSVTSSGLGKAALANLSVKALPPGTLLLEALFAVHCPAPESLQLTRYLPVSPLRLVVDVNGRDLSNALPHDRLNELCSNIRRRTAQAIVPKIRAEVETMVDHVERLAEPHLAQLQAQALAQVEAGFVPEVRRLEALQRVNPAIRSEEIDFLRGQLDAAREAVGHASLALEGIRVIVTS